In Yarrowia lipolytica chromosome 1F, complete sequence, a genomic segment contains:
- a CDS encoding uncharacterized protein (Compare to YALI0F16709g, similar to uniprot|P11491 Saccharomyces cerevisiae YDR481c PHO8 repressible alkaline phosphatase vacuolar, similar to Saccharomyces cerevisiae PHO8 (YDR481C); ancestral locus Anc_8.501) translates to MDQKTDSREYLDGFKAGQKVAYERLYWRRILVLFGGLAMVLGFFGYKGYAVNDVLDLDLSMSRADSVNDNPLVSPLSKPKKNVIFMVTDGMGPASVSLARTYRQYVQGLAYNNTLTIDKHFIGSSRTRSSDSPVTDSAAGATAFSCGAKSYNGAISVTPDYKACGSVLEAAKRQGLKTGLVVTTRITDATPACFGAHVAHRSQEDEIADQLLGYATPLGRSVDLLMGGGRIHFTTKGRQDGRDLIAEAQIDGFQYIANRKEFDELDTSNATLPLLALFTDYDMPYEIDRVPEQFPSLKETAISALEILHQETKDSDEGFFIMIEGSRIDHAGHQNDPAAQVREVMAFDEMFAAVVDFADSLDTETIIVSTSDHETGGLATARQVQAEYPEYVWYPEALAAAQHSGEYIARKLQAFARPDHPSEASGSKLEKFVKREILENDLGVKDYTKQEVKALIRNRADPIDTIVDIVSRRSQTGWSTHGHSAVDVNIYAHSNKQSGLDKLDALRGNHENIEIGQFLAKYLEVDVARVTEILEDLPVRVQHVEEIDDCDQYHHGLY, encoded by the coding sequence atggATCAAAAAACCGACTCGCGCGAGTATCTCGACGGGTTCAAGGCCGGCCAGAAGGTGGCGTACGAGCGGCTCTACTGGCGACGAATCCTCGTGCTGTTTGGAGGTCTGGCCATGGTGCTGGGTTTCTTTGGCTATAAAGGATACGCTGTCAATGACGTACTTGACCTGGATCTGTCCATGTCGCGAGCCGACTCTGTCAACGACAATCCCCTTGTTTCTCCTCTgtccaagcccaagaaaaACGTCATCTTCATGGTCACCGATGGTATGGGACCTGCTTCCGTTTCTCTGGCCCGAACCTACCGACAGTACGTCCAGGGACTGGCCTACAACAACACCCTGACCATCGACAAGCACTTTATTGGCTCGTCGCGAACCCGATCCAGTGACTCCCCCGTCACTGACTCTGCCGCTGGTGCCACCGCCTTCTCCTGTGGTGCCAAGTCCTACAACGGAGCAATCTCCGTCACCCCCGACTACAAGGCCTGTGGCAGTGTTCTCGAAGCTGCCAAGCGACAAGGTCTCAAGACCGGACTGGTGGTGACCACTCGGATCACCGACGCGACCCCTGCTTGTTTCGGAGCCCATGTTGCTCACCGGTCTcaggaggacgagattgctgaccagctgctgggctACGCTACTCCCCTCGGCCGTTCTGTCGACTTGCTCATGGGTGGCGGACGAATCCATTTCACAACCAAGGGCCGACAGGATGGCCGTGATCTGATTGCTGAAGCCCAGATCGACGGGTTCCAATACATTGCCAACCGAAAGGAGTTTGACGAGCTCGATACTTCCAACGCCACCCTACCCCTTCTCGCTCTCTTCACCGACTACGACATGCCCTACGAGATTGACCGAGTCCCCGAGCAGTTCCCctctctcaaggagaccgCAATCTCTGCCCTTGAGATTCTTCACCAGGAGACCAAGGACTCCGACGAGGGATTCTTCATCATGATCGAAGGTTCTCGAATTGATCACGCCGGCCACCAGAATGACCCCGCTGCTCAGGTCAGAGAGGTTATGGCATTCGACGAGATGTTTGCTGCCGTCGTTGACTTTGCCGATTCTCTTGACACCGAAACCATCATTGTCTCCACCTCCGACCACGAGACTGGAGGCCTGGCTACCGCTCGACAGGTCCAGGCTGAGTACCCCGAGTACGTCTGGTACCCCGAGGCTCTTGCTGCTGCACAGCACTCTGGAGAGTACATTGCTCGAAAGCTGCAGGCGTTTGCTCGACCCGACCACCCTTCCGAGGCCTCTGGCtcgaagctggagaagttcGTCAAGCGAGAGATCCTCGAGAACGATCTTGGAGTCAAGGACTACACCAAAcaggaggtcaaggctctgATTAGAAACCGGGCTGACCCCATTGACACCATTGTCGACATTGTTTCTCGACGATCCCAGACGGGCTGGTCTACGCACGGCCACTCCGCCGTCGATGTCAACATCTACGCTCACTCCAACAAGCAGAGCGGTCTCGACAAGTTGGATGCTCTGCGAGGAAATCACGAGAACATTGAGATTGGTCAGTTTCTGGCCAAGTACCTGGAGGTGGACGTTGCTCGAGTGACGGAGATTCTCGAGGACCTTCCCGTTCGTGTTCAGCACgttgaggagattgatGACTGTGACCAGTACCATCATGGTTTGTATTAA